The following coding sequences are from one Daphnia pulex isolate KAP4 chromosome 11, ASM2113471v1 window:
- the LOC124207869 gene encoding uncharacterized protein LOC124207869, with amino-acid sequence MASKISGDDEEDFLNCGICFEYYDSDIRVPKLLCCFHSCCIVCLKGTMKEITSTITCPFCRQDTKLTDGVKSLTTNFYIMPRIEKTIAQRKQEMKVACATGSYNSLQPTDTCLSTSPHAQSNKRLMCYLQFMVNGYLIQQRVVFRLDFDQAPKMSSQFMNHCLGINGKTYEGSRIFKTEDSHHFFCGKMDAEPYLADRSTVPKTKGALRMRHRMKRRKCDGDVYVSSEFSVICKDEEDNQELLTTVFGYVHKGLGVCEYISRLNSSDNKIVVHSCGTWVDVADEEMEQTCAVLPTTRFIAPTGDDPLAQVLGSNLCYVQLSIDGDVQPKIFFHLDFDAAPSMCDVFLECCQSTIDSSLSYKTSPVAETASGKSFTAGRISSCPYSYIANFSFLAERKGALCMRQVGRLGDWRVKHTTEFTVMCCEPDPNENIQLGTVIGYVHWGIEICEYVSLLNPMEKNITIHSCGTY; translated from the exons ATGGCTTCCAAAATAAGCggtgacgatgaagaagatttTCTTAATTGTGGCATATGTTTTGAGTATTACGATTCCGACATTCGCGTACCCAAGCTTCTGTGTTGTTTTCATTCGTGTTGTATTGTCTGTCTGAAG GGAACCATGAAAGAAATCACGTCTACTATCACGTGTCCCTTTTGCCGACAAGATACAAAATTAACTGATGGCGTGAAAAGCCTGACGACTAACTTTTACATTATGCCGAGGATTGAAAAGACGATAGCTCAAAG GAAGCAAGAAATGAAAGTGGCGTGTGCAACAGGATCGTATAATTCACTCCAACCAACCGACACTTGTTTGTCAACATCGCCCCATGCGCAAAGCAATAAACGCCTCATGTGTTACTTGCAATTCATGGTCAACGGATATCTCATCCAGCAAAGGGTAGTGTTTCGTCTCGACTTTGACCAGGCTCCAAAGATGAGCAGTCAGTTTATGAATCACTGTCTTGGCATCAACGGGAAAACGTACGAAGGATCCCGCATATTCAAA ACTGAGGACTCTCATCATTTCTTCTGTGGCAAGATGGACGCGGAACCTTATCTTGCGGATCGCTCCACTGTGCCCAAAACCAAAGGTGCCCTGCGTATGCGCCACCGGATGAAGCGGAGGAAGTGCGACGGAGATGTTTACGTCTCTTCCGAATTTTCGGTAATCTGcaaagacgaagaagacaaCCAAGAACTACTTACTACAGTGTTTGGTTACGTCCACAAAGGCCTAGGAGTTTGCGAATATATTAGTCGGTTGAATTCCAGCGATAACAAGATAGTCGTACACTCTTGCGGAACTTGGGTTGATGTAGCGGATGAAGAAATGGAACAAACTTGTGCAGTCCTGCCGACTACCAGATTTATTGCGCCGACAGGGGATGACCCATTGGCACAAGTACTGGGGTCCAACCTGTGTTACGTTCAGTTAAGCATTGACGGTGATGTCCAGCCTAAGATATTCTTCCATCTAGACTTTGATGCGGCGCCTAGTATGTGTGATGTGTTTCTGGAATGCTGCCAGAGCACGATCGATTCATCTTTAAGTTACAAGACATCTCCTGTAGCCGAG ACTGCAAGTGGGAAGTCCTTCACGGCTGGTAGGATTTCTTCCTGTCCTTATTCGTACATAgccaatttttcgtttctggCCGAGAGGAAAGGTGCGCTTTGTATGCGCCAAGTTGGCAGACTGGGAGACTGGCGAGTCAAGCATACGACGGAGTTTACCGTCATGTGCTGCGAACCGGACCCAAACGAAAACATTCAATTGGGAACTGTCATTGGTTACGTCCATTGGGGCATCGAGATCTGCGAATATGTTAGTCTCCTCAATCCTATGGAGAAAAATATCACCATTCATTCATGCGGAACTTACTAA
- the LOC124207872 gene encoding uncharacterized protein LOC124207872, translating into MTTHAATSYYTEASNCYTEAPADFSTKTVEYYTEAAKYFSAPIYTTTTEATKYYAVPTCYTQAALSCYVEQKYYTDAPVYYTTTYATPSFNTAAPKYYTEEAAYYTTTYAA; encoded by the exons atgactacgcatgctgccacatcctactacaccgaggcttctaa ctgctacaccgaggctcccgctgatttctCTACcaagacggtcgaatactacaccgaagcggcaaagtacttctctgctccgatctacacaaccacaactgaggcgaccaagtattacgcagtcccgacttgctacacacaggccgctctttcgtgctacgttgaacagaaatactacactgatgctccagtctactacaccacgacctacgctacacctagcttcaacaccgcagcccccaagtactacaccgaagaagccgcctattacacaactacgtacgctgcctag
- the LOC124207880 gene encoding uncharacterized protein LOC124207880: METSVVEQSSLDPNPLQTAAKRIVVYSMIGGLLGIIFNFIWMLTTAPSTIEQSISIVGIVTAFVFIGVTILLYIAACQDNNPILLLPWLIYQALLLPLLTACWLILIEMAIDRHDVRIFDLIIILLRILVNAYCTWIILIYYRALKEKRNSKNNAQLESPDP; encoded by the exons ATGGAGACAAGTGTTGTGGAGCAATCCAGCTTAGACCCAAACCCGCTACAAACTGCTGCCAAACGAATCGTGGTTTATTCTATG ATTGGTGGACTTTtaggaattatttttaattttatttggatGTTGACGACTGCTCCATCAACAATTG AACAGAGTATTTCGATCGTTGGGATAGTTACAGCGTTTGTCTTCATCGGTGTCACCATCCTTCTTTATATCGCTGCCTGTCAGGATAACAATCCGATTCTGCTTTTACCATGGCTCATATACCAGGCCCTTTTGTTACCTTTATTAACAGCCTGCTGGTTAATTCTGATTGAGATGGCAATTGACCGCCATGATGTTAGAATATTTGACCttataattattcttttaagaATAC TGGTCAACGCCTACTGCACATGGATCATTTTAATCTACTATCGtgcattgaaagaaaagaggaattcCAAGAACAACGCACAGCTGGAGAGCCCCGACCCGTGA